One part of the Rutidosis leptorrhynchoides isolate AG116_Rl617_1_P2 chromosome 1, CSIRO_AGI_Rlap_v1, whole genome shotgun sequence genome encodes these proteins:
- the LOC139901145 gene encoding uncharacterized protein, whose translation MIAPKTVKEVQSLTGKLAALTRFLFKVAERQLPFFKTLKGCLKQKSFVWISEAETAFQEMKKLLKTLPTLTAPIKGETLYLYISVENEAFGSVLVAERDKIRNPVYFVNKALAGSEINYAAIEICVRTYINIAKVEVILLRAPKMSGELEVINERTELKPELKPVQGVTWDLFTDGASCAEGAGAGLVLASPSGEEHTYALRFNFDVSNNEAEYEALLAGLNIARKMNVTKLRAITDSQLVAKQFSGSFDPHELSMQKYLKLLQELAMRFEHFELAQVPRSQNKKADALRKLAALTFSHFL comes from the exons ATGATTGCGCCTAAGACggttaaagaagtgcaaagtttgacgggtaAGTTAGCCGCGTTAACGCGTTTCTTGTTCAAGGTCGCTGAAAGGCAATTACCATTTTTCAAAACTTTGAAAGGTTGTCTAAAGCAAAAGAGTTTTGTATGGATAAGTGAAGCTGAAACTGCGTTTCAGGAAATGAAGAAGTTGTTGAAAACTTTACCTACGTTAACAGCACCAATTAAAGGTGAAACTCTTTACCTCTATATATCAGTGGAAAATGAAGCCTTTGGTTCAGTTTTAGTTGCGGAAAGAGATAAAATACGAAATCCGGTGTATTTTGTCAACAAAGCTCTTGCGGGAAGCGAAATAAACTATGCAGCCATTGAAATATGTGTACGCACTTATATTAACATCGCGAAGGTTGAGGTGATACTTTTAAGGGCACCCA AAATGTCTGGTGAGCTGGAGGTAATTAATGAGCGAACAGAGTTAAAACCAGAGTTAAAACCAGTGCAGGGCGTaacttgggatttatttactgatggagCCTCATGTGCAGAAGGTGCTGGTGCGGGTCTAGTGTTAGCAAGCCCAAGTGGTGAGGAACACACATACGCGTTACGATTCAATTTTGATGTATCGAATAATGAAGCTGAATATGAAGCGTTGTTGGCTGGTTTAAATATTGCGCGTAAAATGAATGTCACCAAGTTGCGCGCTATTACAGATTCGCAGCTGGTGGCAAAGCAGTTTAGTGGCTCTTTTGACCCACATGAACTCTCGATGCAAAAATATTTGAAGTTGTTGCAAGAATTAGCTATGCGGTTTGAACATTTTGAACTTGCACAAGTACCAAGAAGTCAAAACAAGAAAGCGGATGCGTTAAGAAAGTTGGCTGCTTTAACATTTTCACActttctgtaa